A DNA window from Gopherus evgoodei ecotype Sinaloan lineage chromosome 22, rGopEvg1_v1.p, whole genome shotgun sequence contains the following coding sequences:
- the SH3GL1 gene encoding endophilin-A2 isoform X3, with product MSVAGLKKQFYKASQLVSEKVGGAEGTKLDDDFKEMEKKVDVTSKAVTEVLTRTTEYLQPNPASRAKLTMLNTMSKIRGQVKNPGYPQSEGLLGESMIRYGKELGDESNFGDALLDAGEAMKRLAEVKDSLDIEVKQNFIDPLQNLCDKDLKEIQHHLKKLEGRRLDFDYKKKRQGKIPDEELRQALEKFEESKEIAETSMHNLLETDIEQVSQLSALVDAQVDYHRQAVQILDELAEKLKRRMKEASSRPKREYKPKPRETYDFGDTDQSNGGFSCNPTPKVSAHLDQPCCKALYDFEPENDGELGFREGDIITLTNQIDENWYEGMINGQSGFFPLNYVEVLVPLPQ from the exons CTGGTCAGCGAGAAGGTCGGTGGAGCTGAAGGGACCAAGCTTGATGATGACttcaaagaaatggaaaag AAAGTGGATGTTACCAGCAAGGCGGTCACAGAAGTATTAACCAGAACTACAGAATACCTGCAACCCAACCCAG CTTCCAGAGCCAAGCTAACGATGCTCAACACCATGTCGAAGATCCGAGGGCAGGTGAAAAACCCCGGCTATCCACAGTCGGAAGGGCTCCTGGGGGAGAGCATGATCCGGTATGGAAAGGAGCTGGGCGATGAATCCAATTTTG GTGACGCACTTCTTGATGCTGGTGAAGCTATGAAACGATTGGCTGAAGTGAAAGACTCGCTGGATATTGAAGTCAAACAGAACTTTATCGATCCTCTCCAGAACCTGTGCGACAAAGACCTGAAAGAGATCCAG CATCATCTTAAGAAGCTGGAGGGCAGGCGCCTGGACTTTGACTACAAGAAAAAACGTCAGGGGAAGATCCCGGACGAGGAGCTCCGCCAGGCCCTGGAGAAATTTGAAGAGTCCAAGGAAATAGCTGAGACTAGTATGCACAACCTTCTGGAGACTGAC ATTGAGCAAGTGAGCCAACTCTCAGCCCTGGTGGATGCCCAGGTAGATTACCACAGACAAGCTGTGCAGATCCTGGATGAGCTGGCGGAGAAACTCAAACGCAG AATGAAGGAGGCCTCTTCACGCCCCAAGCGGGAGTACAAACCTAAACCCAGAGAGACGTACGATTTTGGAGACACCGACCAATCCAATGGAGGCTTTTCttgcaaccccacccccaaagtCTCAG CTCACCTGGACCAGCCCTGCTGCAAGGCGCTCTATGACTTTGAACCTGAAAATGACGGCGAGCTGGGCTTTAGGGAGGGTGACATCATCACACTGACCAATCAGATTGACGAAAACTGGTACGAGGGCATGATCAACGGCCAGTCCGGGTTCTTCCCGCTCAACTACGTGGAAGTGCTGGTCCCGCTACCTCAGTGA
- the SH3GL1 gene encoding endophilin-A2 isoform X4 produces the protein MSVAGLKKQFYKASQLVSEKVGGAEGTKLDDDFKEMEKKVDVTSKAVTEVLTRTTEYLQPNPASRAKLTMLNTMSKIRGQVKNPGYPQSEGLLGESMIRYGKELGDESNFGDALLDAGEAMKRLAEVKDSLDIEVKQNFIDPLQNLCDKDLKEIQHHLKKLEGRRLDFDYKKKRQGKIPDEELRQALEKFEESKEIAETSMHNLLETDIEQVSQLSALVDAQVDYHRQAVQILDELAEKLKRRMKEASSRPKREYKPKPRETYDFGDTDQSNGGFSCNPTPKVSAASSSFRSDKPSRTPSRSISHLDQPCCKALYDFEPENDGELGFREGDIITLTNQIDENWYEGMINGQSGFFPLNYVEVLVPLPQ, from the exons CTGGTCAGCGAGAAGGTCGGTGGAGCTGAAGGGACCAAGCTTGATGATGACttcaaagaaatggaaaag AAAGTGGATGTTACCAGCAAGGCGGTCACAGAAGTATTAACCAGAACTACAGAATACCTGCAACCCAACCCAG CTTCCAGAGCCAAGCTAACGATGCTCAACACCATGTCGAAGATCCGAGGGCAGGTGAAAAACCCCGGCTATCCACAGTCGGAAGGGCTCCTGGGGGAGAGCATGATCCGGTATGGAAAGGAGCTGGGCGATGAATCCAATTTTG GTGACGCACTTCTTGATGCTGGTGAAGCTATGAAACGATTGGCTGAAGTGAAAGACTCGCTGGATATTGAAGTCAAACAGAACTTTATCGATCCTCTCCAGAACCTGTGCGACAAAGACCTGAAAGAGATCCAG CATCATCTTAAGAAGCTGGAGGGCAGGCGCCTGGACTTTGACTACAAGAAAAAACGTCAGGGGAAGATCCCGGACGAGGAGCTCCGCCAGGCCCTGGAGAAATTTGAAGAGTCCAAGGAAATAGCTGAGACTAGTATGCACAACCTTCTGGAGACTGAC ATTGAGCAAGTGAGCCAACTCTCAGCCCTGGTGGATGCCCAGGTAGATTACCACAGACAAGCTGTGCAGATCCTGGATGAGCTGGCGGAGAAACTCAAACGCAG AATGAAGGAGGCCTCTTCACGCCCCAAGCGGGAGTACAAACCTAAACCCAGAGAGACGTACGATTTTGGAGACACCGACCAATCCAATGGAGGCTTTTCttgcaaccccacccccaaagtCTCAG CAGCTTCCTCCTCTTTTCGATCCGACAAGCCATCCCGGACCCCCAGCAGGAGTATTT CTCACCTGGACCAGCCCTGCTGCAAGGCGCTCTATGACTTTGAACCTGAAAATGACGGCGAGCTGGGCTTTAGGGAGGGTGACATCATCACACTGACCAATCAGATTGACGAAAACTGGTACGAGGGCATGATCAACGGCCAGTCCGGGTTCTTCCCGCTCAACTACGTGGAAGTGCTGGTCCCGCTACCTCAGTGA
- the SH3GL1 gene encoding endophilin-A2 isoform X1, which produces MSVAGLKKQFYKASQLVSEKVGGAEGTKLDDDFKEMEKKVDVTSKAVTEVLTRTTEYLQPNPASRAKLTMLNTMSKIRGQVKNPGYPQSEGLLGESMIRYGKELGDESNFGDALLDAGEAMKRLAEVKDSLDIEVKQNFIDPLQNLCDKDLKEIQHHLKKLEGRRLDFDYKKKRQGKIPDEELRQALEKFEESKEIAETSMHNLLETDIEQVSQLSALVDAQVDYHRQAVQILDELAEKLKRRMKEASSRPKREYKPKPRETYDFGDTDQSNGGFSCNPTPKVSASSSFRSDKPSRTPSRSISHLDQPCCKALYDFEPENDGELGFREGDIITLTNQIDENWYEGMINGQSGFFPLNYVEVLVPLPQ; this is translated from the exons CTGGTCAGCGAGAAGGTCGGTGGAGCTGAAGGGACCAAGCTTGATGATGACttcaaagaaatggaaaag AAAGTGGATGTTACCAGCAAGGCGGTCACAGAAGTATTAACCAGAACTACAGAATACCTGCAACCCAACCCAG CTTCCAGAGCCAAGCTAACGATGCTCAACACCATGTCGAAGATCCGAGGGCAGGTGAAAAACCCCGGCTATCCACAGTCGGAAGGGCTCCTGGGGGAGAGCATGATCCGGTATGGAAAGGAGCTGGGCGATGAATCCAATTTTG GTGACGCACTTCTTGATGCTGGTGAAGCTATGAAACGATTGGCTGAAGTGAAAGACTCGCTGGATATTGAAGTCAAACAGAACTTTATCGATCCTCTCCAGAACCTGTGCGACAAAGACCTGAAAGAGATCCAG CATCATCTTAAGAAGCTGGAGGGCAGGCGCCTGGACTTTGACTACAAGAAAAAACGTCAGGGGAAGATCCCGGACGAGGAGCTCCGCCAGGCCCTGGAGAAATTTGAAGAGTCCAAGGAAATAGCTGAGACTAGTATGCACAACCTTCTGGAGACTGAC ATTGAGCAAGTGAGCCAACTCTCAGCCCTGGTGGATGCCCAGGTAGATTACCACAGACAAGCTGTGCAGATCCTGGATGAGCTGGCGGAGAAACTCAAACGCAG AATGAAGGAGGCCTCTTCACGCCCCAAGCGGGAGTACAAACCTAAACCCAGAGAGACGTACGATTTTGGAGACACCGACCAATCCAATGGAGGCTTTTCttgcaaccccacccccaaagtCTCAG CTTCCTCCTCTTTTCGATCCGACAAGCCATCCCGGACCCCCAGCAGGAGTATTT CTCACCTGGACCAGCCCTGCTGCAAGGCGCTCTATGACTTTGAACCTGAAAATGACGGCGAGCTGGGCTTTAGGGAGGGTGACATCATCACACTGACCAATCAGATTGACGAAAACTGGTACGAGGGCATGATCAACGGCCAGTCCGGGTTCTTCCCGCTCAACTACGTGGAAGTGCTGGTCCCGCTACCTCAGTGA
- the SH3GL1 gene encoding endophilin-A2 isoform X2, whose translation MWGFEFWAVALLQLVSEKVGGAEGTKLDDDFKEMEKKVDVTSKAVTEVLTRTTEYLQPNPASRAKLTMLNTMSKIRGQVKNPGYPQSEGLLGESMIRYGKELGDESNFGDALLDAGEAMKRLAEVKDSLDIEVKQNFIDPLQNLCDKDLKEIQHHLKKLEGRRLDFDYKKKRQGKIPDEELRQALEKFEESKEIAETSMHNLLETDIEQVSQLSALVDAQVDYHRQAVQILDELAEKLKRRMKEASSRPKREYKPKPRETYDFGDTDQSNGGFSCNPTPKVSAASSSFRSDKPSRTPSRSISHLDQPCCKALYDFEPENDGELGFREGDIITLTNQIDENWYEGMINGQSGFFPLNYVEVLVPLPQ comes from the exons CTGGTCAGCGAGAAGGTCGGTGGAGCTGAAGGGACCAAGCTTGATGATGACttcaaagaaatggaaaag AAAGTGGATGTTACCAGCAAGGCGGTCACAGAAGTATTAACCAGAACTACAGAATACCTGCAACCCAACCCAG CTTCCAGAGCCAAGCTAACGATGCTCAACACCATGTCGAAGATCCGAGGGCAGGTGAAAAACCCCGGCTATCCACAGTCGGAAGGGCTCCTGGGGGAGAGCATGATCCGGTATGGAAAGGAGCTGGGCGATGAATCCAATTTTG GTGACGCACTTCTTGATGCTGGTGAAGCTATGAAACGATTGGCTGAAGTGAAAGACTCGCTGGATATTGAAGTCAAACAGAACTTTATCGATCCTCTCCAGAACCTGTGCGACAAAGACCTGAAAGAGATCCAG CATCATCTTAAGAAGCTGGAGGGCAGGCGCCTGGACTTTGACTACAAGAAAAAACGTCAGGGGAAGATCCCGGACGAGGAGCTCCGCCAGGCCCTGGAGAAATTTGAAGAGTCCAAGGAAATAGCTGAGACTAGTATGCACAACCTTCTGGAGACTGAC ATTGAGCAAGTGAGCCAACTCTCAGCCCTGGTGGATGCCCAGGTAGATTACCACAGACAAGCTGTGCAGATCCTGGATGAGCTGGCGGAGAAACTCAAACGCAG AATGAAGGAGGCCTCTTCACGCCCCAAGCGGGAGTACAAACCTAAACCCAGAGAGACGTACGATTTTGGAGACACCGACCAATCCAATGGAGGCTTTTCttgcaaccccacccccaaagtCTCAG CAGCTTCCTCCTCTTTTCGATCCGACAAGCCATCCCGGACCCCCAGCAGGAGTATTT CTCACCTGGACCAGCCCTGCTGCAAGGCGCTCTATGACTTTGAACCTGAAAATGACGGCGAGCTGGGCTTTAGGGAGGGTGACATCATCACACTGACCAATCAGATTGACGAAAACTGGTACGAGGGCATGATCAACGGCCAGTCCGGGTTCTTCCCGCTCAACTACGTGGAAGTGCTGGTCCCGCTACCTCAGTGA